The proteins below are encoded in one region of Archocentrus centrarchus isolate MPI-CPG fArcCen1 chromosome 13, fArcCen1, whole genome shotgun sequence:
- the xaf1 gene encoding XIAP-associated factor 1 isoform X2, whose translation MENKEETRTCGQCHKEVAEANFALHETHCSRFLCLCPDCNEAVPRDQLKEHREEQHAEVRCSKCNKKMERCQLEDHEADECVERLQKCQFCDLEVPCKDLDKHCLVCGSRTELCRDCGRYVTLKDQPEHGLTCSVTDNITSPPQVTSSTLNGGMTVNCRRCMGSFPADDIDEHELECTVRHVPYYDVPEEESEDEDDYLTQVTSTDKELTFSGRPSHDPWINGGDPNLISTCPYCHLALPFSTLQWHKVKCQRSKLLK comes from the exons ATGGAAAACAAGGAGGAAACTCGCACCTGCGGCCAGTG CCACAAAGAGGTCGCTGAGGCCAACTTCGCTCTGCATGAGACCCACTGCAGCCgcttcctgtgtctctgtccTGACTGTAACGAAGCAGTTCCCAGAGATCAGCTAaaggagcacagagaggaacAGCATGCAGAG gtgAGATGCTCCAAGTGTAACAAGAAGATGGAACGCTGTCAGCTAGAGGATCATGAG GCTGATGAGTGTGTGGAGCGTCTTCAGAAATGCCAGTTTTGCGACCTAGAGGTGCCGTGTAAGGACCTGGACAAACACTGCCTGGTCTGTGGCAGCCGCACCGAGCTCTGCAGGGACTGTGGCCGTTATGTCACACTGAAAGACCAGCCCGAGCATGGCTTGACCTGCTCAGTCACTGACAACATCACAAGTCCCCCACAAGTGACCAGCAGCACACTCAATGGGG GAATGACAGTGAACTGTAGACGATGTATGGGATCATTTCCAGCTGATGATATAGACGAGCACGAG CTGGAGTGTACTGTAAGACACGTACCGTACTATGACGTGCCAGAGGAAGAGTCCGAGGATGAGGACGATTACTTGACACAGGTGACCAGCACTGACAAGGAATTAACCTTCTCAGGCAGACCCAGCCATGATCCCTGGATTAATGGAGGTGACCCTAACCTAATCAGCACCTGCCCGTACTGCCATCTGGCCCTTCCCTTCTCCACACTGCAGTGGCACAAG GTGAAGTGCCAACGTAGCAAGCTCTTGAAATAG
- the xaf1 gene encoding XIAP-associated factor 1 isoform X1 yields the protein MENKEETRTCGQCHKEVAEANFALHETHCSRFLCLCPDCNEAVPRDQLKEHREEQHAEVRCSKCNKKMERCQLEDHEADECVERLQKCQFCDLEVPCKDLDKHCLVCGSRTELCRDCGRYVTLKDQPEHGLTCSVTDNITSPPQVTSSTLNGAGMTVNCRRCMGSFPADDIDEHELECTVRHVPYYDVPEEESEDEDDYLTQVTSTDKELTFSGRPSHDPWINGGDPNLISTCPYCHLALPFSTLQWHKVKCQRSKLLK from the exons ATGGAAAACAAGGAGGAAACTCGCACCTGCGGCCAGTG CCACAAAGAGGTCGCTGAGGCCAACTTCGCTCTGCATGAGACCCACTGCAGCCgcttcctgtgtctctgtccTGACTGTAACGAAGCAGTTCCCAGAGATCAGCTAaaggagcacagagaggaacAGCATGCAGAG gtgAGATGCTCCAAGTGTAACAAGAAGATGGAACGCTGTCAGCTAGAGGATCATGAG GCTGATGAGTGTGTGGAGCGTCTTCAGAAATGCCAGTTTTGCGACCTAGAGGTGCCGTGTAAGGACCTGGACAAACACTGCCTGGTCTGTGGCAGCCGCACCGAGCTCTGCAGGGACTGTGGCCGTTATGTCACACTGAAAGACCAGCCCGAGCATGGCTTGACCTGCTCAGTCACTGACAACATCACAAGTCCCCCACAAGTGACCAGCAGCACACTCAATGGGG CAGGAATGACAGTGAACTGTAGACGATGTATGGGATCATTTCCAGCTGATGATATAGACGAGCACGAG CTGGAGTGTACTGTAAGACACGTACCGTACTATGACGTGCCAGAGGAAGAGTCCGAGGATGAGGACGATTACTTGACACAGGTGACCAGCACTGACAAGGAATTAACCTTCTCAGGCAGACCCAGCCATGATCCCTGGATTAATGGAGGTGACCCTAACCTAATCAGCACCTGCCCGTACTGCCATCTGGCCCTTCCCTTCTCCACACTGCAGTGGCACAAG GTGAAGTGCCAACGTAGCAAGCTCTTGAAATAG